GGGAGGCCCCAGGGCCCTGTTGGGGGCAGCCCGGCATTGAGGGTGCAGGGGTGGGATGAAGGAATAACCAGGGGGGAGACCTGGAGGGTCTCGGCTCCTCCGGCCCACGGCCCGGCGAGAGAGGAGTTGGTGGGTGGGCACAGGggcagaggaggagaaggagttTTCCCTTGACCGAGCGCCCCTCTCCCCACGGGGCCCACACAGACGCTGCTGGGCTCTTCCACCGACTGGAGCTGTCCGAGCGCCGGCTCCAAGCCCTGCAGAAGGCCGGCGTCTGTCGGGCGCTGGAGGGGAGCTGCCTGCTGTGCTTCATCCCGGCCCCGGGCAGCCTGCTGGAGCTGCCCGTGGTCCACCCTGCTGGGCTGAGGTGAGCCCCCGGCCTGGGGGACTCTCGGCGGGCGGGGGCAGAGGCCGGGCCTCCCTCCTAACCGCTCTCCTGCTCTTCCAGACATTCGGATCCTGGACCTCTTGGGAACTGGGTGCCGGGACTCTGGCCCTCCCCCCCAGACACGGCCCCCCTCTCTCCGGGCCTGGGCACCGGGCCCTCCCTGTTTGGGGGCCCCATCTTTGAAGGGTCCCCATCATGGGATGCTCCCAGCCTGCCTCTGGAGAGCCCGCTCTGGAGCCGGGGGGATCCCGGCAACGACGAGCTGCTGCAGGCCGCCATCCAGGCCTCCCTGCAGGACGAGCCCCCGAGGGCCGCGGAGGAGCTGAGGCTGTCCAAGTCCTCCGTGTCCTCCCTCAGGTAAGGCGGGAAGGGCTTGGGCAGGGGCGGGGCGCGGCCGGGACCTGACAGCCCCCCTCTCCGCAGGCTGCAGCAGCTGGAGCGCATGGGGTTCTCCATGGAGCAGGCGGTGGTGGCGCTGGCGGCCACGGGGCGCGTGGAAGGGGCCGTCTCGCTTCTGGTGGAGGGGCAGGTGGGCGATGCGGCCCAGGTGACCCCAGCGGGCAGAAGTGAGGCTCCCAGGGAGGGCTGCCCTCCCCCTGCCCAGAAACCTGAGCCTGCCAGGCCCTAAGGGCAGCCCCGGAGCCGGCGCTGGACTGAGGACGGAGCAGCCGTGAgagcgtgtgtgagtgtgtgtgagtgtcagGGGAAGACTGCTCTCAGAGGCCGGCCAGATCAGctcacacgcacacacgcacacgcacacgcacaaCACCCCCCCTGAATAAATCCACTTCATCTTGAACGAGAGGCGCTGCCTGTTCCTGCGGTGGGGCTCGGCTGGCGTGGGCGGTGGGCTTCCTCCCGGCTCCCCTGGGCAGCCTCCGCGGGCGCCCTTAGCTGTGCCCCTGGACCCCAGACCCAGAACAGCGGTGGGCTTCCCGTCCCATGGCGGCGGAGAGGCCGCCAGGCAGAGCTGGGCTGGAACGCGGGGGGCAGACTCAGGAGCCGGGGCGGGGGCCGGAAGGGAAGCAGAGCCCGAGATAGTGCCCCCTCCCCGGGCCTGCCTCCGGTGCAGCCTGGACCCGCTTTGAGCGTGTCTCCTCCTTAGGGAAGGGCCTTCGGGGCCAGGGCGGCCGTGGGGATGGTCACCAGGAGTCTGGGCTCCCGGGCAGCCCTTCGAGTCCAAGTGTGGCCCTCCCGCCGGCGGCAGCCTCCCTCGCCCTGTCCACCAGAAGGACCACGTGGAGTGGGAGGGACCTTTATTGCCTATCCCCCCAGCTTGTAACGGCCACGAGCCGCGCTCTGCCTTGTACAGAAAGGCCGGCCCTCCCCCTGCAGCCAGGGACCAGACAGGGCACGGGAGGAGGAAGGTCGGGGCTCTCCGGCCCCCCAGCCGGTCGGACACGGACCAGtttgggggaaataatagcaccaCAAGTACCCGGTGGAGGGATCGAGAGGGCGGTCAGCACCACGTGGGAGGCCAGGAAAAATGGAGACCTTGGTCATCGGCGGGGGGCTTGGGCGAGGAGAGGCCCACTGACGGCCACAGGCAGGTGCCCAGGAGCCCCTGGGAGGGGCCACCCCGTGCCGGCTAGGCCACTTTGGGCAAGTGGTCCCTCCCGCTTCTCCAGGTTAGAGCGGGTAAGCAAAGGTTCGGTTCCTTCTAGCTCCAGGCCTTTGCCCCCCGTGTCCTCCCTGGCCCCCaacttctgggcctcagtttatgcGAAGCTGGAGGGAGGGAGGCGGGATGCAGTGAGGGCCCGGGCTGTAAATCCGCTCCAGAAAGCTGCTTGCCACGAGCTCCTGAGGctatccccctcccccatctacATGTGGAACCAAGGCCAGGGGCTGGGACTGGGGGGCTGGGGGACCTGTCTCGGTGGGCAGAGGATAGGGGAGGGAGAAGCCTTGACCCGAGCTGTGAGCCCCCTCCAGGACCCGGCCTTCCCCCCTTCTGAGGGCCGGAGAGTCTCGCAGGGACCGCCCGGGGTGGGCAGGCGGCTGCCTGGGTTCCTGCGCCCGGCGACTCCCTCCCTCCAATAAATAGTTAGCTCGTCCTTGGGGCCCAGGCGGGGAGAAGCGCCTGGAAGAAGTCCGTGGGGGGAAGCGGGCTCAGTCCTTCTGGTCCTCGCCCCCCTGGGCCAGGAGGCGGGAGACGATGCGGTAGGCCGCCGCTCCTCCGGCCCGTTTGCCTCGAGGAAAGCCGGCGGCTCCAGCGATGGGGGGCCCTGCCCCCGAGCCAAGATCTGGTTCTGCCGAGAAAGGCGAGAGAAGCAGGGTTACTCCAGCTGAGCCCCGGGCCGGGCCAGGGAGGATCCCCGGGCCCTCTCCTGGGTGCCTGGGGAAGGAGACCAGAAGCCAGCGGGAGAGCTCTTGGTGCAGTGGGAGCCTCGGAGGGTCTCAGAGTCCTGCGGCTGCAAACTCGGCGGGGGGCTCCAAACTCATTCCTCCAGGGACCATCAGGTTACAAGGGCCCGGACCCGAGCTGCTGGTTCTGGGTCCTTGTCTCACCTCTTTCTCTACTTCTTAAGGGCAAAGCAAATGCCCATTTTATGGTTAGGAAAACTGAGCCTGGAGAAGGGGCTTCTCCACGCGCCCGCTCTGCTTCTGGGCCGAAGCCCCACTTCAGGACCTGTGTCCTGAGAGACCGCTTCTGGCGGGGCGGGAGGGACGCGGGGTGGTCCGGAGCAGGCTCCCTGGGAGCTGGCCCCTCAGAGACACGGGGAGTTCGGACCGTTCCCTCCGCTAACCACTTGTGTGAATGACTGTCCCGCAGGAGCTGGGAGTGAGGGGgccggaggggggagggataacTGGCTTTGTGGAGCAGAAGGAAAACCAGAACCAGCATGGCTCGGTGTCAGAGAAAACTTCCCAAGGAACTGAACTGTGAGGTCCCCATTTCCCGTCATGGGAAGTCTTCAAGCGAAAGCCAGAGGGATCCCTGGGGGCCACGGGCCGCAGGAGCTGCCGGCTTTTGGATGTTCTGGGCCCGAGATTCTGTGACTAGGGGGCCTCCGAGGGTCCCTGCCGATCCGGGGCCTTAACTGGGCACCCTCCCTGGGCCAGGCCTGTGCTGGGCCAGGACCAGGCCCCATGGCGGGAGCATCCTGGCTCGGGATCCATTCGGGACCAGTCCGGGGGTCTCACCTGTCAGAGCCCTCCAGTACTGAACATGCCCCTGGCAAGGACTGCCAGGCTCTCATGTGGGCGGAAGGCAAGCGCAGGAGGCCCCTTCTGGGCCCGACCTGCCCCTCACAGGCTGGGGAGCCTTTGTGCTGCCCGGAGGGGTGCAGGCCAGGGGACTCTGGGACTGGCTGGGAAGGCCCCGTCCCTGCACCCTAAGGGGCTGCCGGGAGGGCACCTGAGGCCAAGCTGGGGGAGAGGGGCTCTTGCTCTGGGGCCCCCAGGGTCTGGGAAAAAACTCAGTGCAAGTCAAGAGCACTGCTCCCATCTGGGCACAAACTTaaacctctgtgcctcagtttcctgctctgcAAGATGAGGGGGCTGGACTTGAGGGGGACTCTG
This sequence is a window from Sminthopsis crassicaudata isolate SCR6 chromosome 1, ASM4859323v1, whole genome shotgun sequence. Protein-coding genes within it:
- the RHBDD3 gene encoding rhomboid domain-containing protein 3, with the translated sequence MVPGRERRAPVIRTVRGLPLASSLLLLLLCCLWVAGAGPSLALDPDLLLGHWQVYRLLTFPLGHTALPALLLSLLLFPTLGWYQESQLGTVRYIHASALGALATGLLYLLLASLGVPGSGSRGCGYTPIHLAVLAAQHRSRTRLPGGVIPPLLLLALMHLVSSEPPFVLQLCGLLTGLAYAAGLFHRLELSERRLQALQKAGVCRALEGSCLLCFIPAPGSLLELPVVHPAGLRHSDPGPLGNWVPGLWPSPPDTAPLSPGLGTGPSLFGGPIFEGSPSWDAPSLPLESPLWSRGDPGNDELLQAAIQASLQDEPPRAAEELRLSKSSVSSLRLQQLERMGFSMEQAVVALAATGRVEGAVSLLVEGQVGDAAQVTPAGRSEAPREGCPPPAQKPEPARP